The Chryseobacterium suipulveris genome window below encodes:
- a CDS encoding Crp/Fnr family transcriptional regulator, giving the protein MEIKDSVKNLFEPELVEELLQVGKLKTAKEGDVIISIGQPIVYMPIVLEGILKVSMIDDNGKELLMYYLNAADGCAMTFTCCMQEAKSEIQAVAEEDVEMWMIPVEYMDKWMSQYPTWKHFVMRTMQNRFYEMLKALDMVAFNSLDTRLLTYLKEKSSLTGKTVINVSHEQIANDLASSRVVISRMLKKLENDGKVLLYRNQIKLLKDL; this is encoded by the coding sequence ATGGAAATCAAAGACAGTGTAAAGAACCTTTTTGAGCCCGAATTGGTAGAAGAACTTCTACAGGTTGGCAAACTGAAAACAGCAAAAGAAGGCGATGTCATCATTAGCATCGGTCAACCGATTGTTTACATGCCGATTGTGTTGGAGGGAATTCTTAAAGTTTCAATGATAGACGATAACGGGAAAGAACTCCTGATGTATTATCTGAATGCTGCGGATGGTTGCGCAATGACCTTTACTTGCTGTATGCAGGAGGCAAAAAGCGAAATTCAGGCAGTGGCAGAAGAAGACGTGGAAATGTGGATGATTCCTGTGGAATATATGGACAAATGGATGTCGCAGTACCCAACTTGGAAACATTTTGTGATGCGTACCATGCAGAACCGTTTCTATGAAATGCTGAAAGCACTCGATATGGTGGCATTCAACAGTCTTGACACAAGATTACTCACTTATTTAAAAGAAAAATCGAGTTTAACGGGAAAAACCGTAATCAATGTTTCACACGAGCAGATTGCCAACGACTTGGCGAGTTCACGCGTGGTAATCAGCAGAATGCTGAAGAAACTGGAGAATGACGGCAAAGTGCTTCTGTACCGTAATCAGATTAAATTGCTGAAAGATTTGTAA
- a CDS encoding acetyl-CoA carboxylase carboxyltransferase subunit alpha, giving the protein MEYLSFELPIKELMDQYQTCSLVGEESGVDVKLACSQIEDKIIEKKKEIYGNLTPWQRVQLSRHPDRPYTLDFIKGIVDKDSFLELHGDRNFADDPAMVGGLAKIDGKSVMIIGTQKGRTTKERQLRRFGMSNPEGYRKALRLMKLAEKFHIPVISLIDTPGAYPGLEAEERGQGEAIARNIYEMTMLKTPIFVYIIGEGASGGALGIGVGNKVYMLENTWYTVIAPESCSSILWRNWDHKEDAANALKLTPQDALKEKFIDGIIEEPLGGAHYEPQVAYDHLKASILQNIKAFSKFTGKELETQRQDKFIAMGQFKG; this is encoded by the coding sequence ATGGAATACTTAAGTTTTGAGCTTCCGATAAAAGAGTTGATGGACCAGTACCAAACGTGTTCGCTCGTTGGTGAAGAAAGTGGGGTGGACGTGAAACTCGCCTGCTCACAAATCGAGGACAAAATCATCGAAAAGAAAAAGGAAATCTACGGAAATCTTACACCTTGGCAAAGGGTTCAGCTATCGCGCCATCCGGACCGTCCCTATACTTTGGACTTTATCAAAGGAATTGTCGATAAAGACAGTTTCCTCGAACTGCACGGCGACAGAAATTTTGCAGATGATCCAGCAATGGTTGGAGGTTTGGCAAAAATCGACGGCAAATCGGTGATGATTATCGGAACGCAAAAAGGAAGAACCACAAAAGAAAGGCAGCTCCGAAGATTCGGGATGAGCAATCCTGAAGGTTATAGAAAAGCATTGCGTTTAATGAAACTCGCTGAGAAATTCCATATTCCGGTAATCTCTTTGATCGATACACCGGGAGCTTATCCTGGTTTGGAAGCCGAAGAAAGAGGTCAGGGTGAAGCCATCGCAAGAAACATCTATGAAATGACGATGCTCAAAACTCCGATTTTTGTCTATATCATCGGTGAAGGAGCGAGTGGAGGAGCTTTGGGAATCGGTGTCGGAAACAAAGTATATATGCTCGAAAACACTTGGTACACGGTAATTGCGCCGGAAAGTTGTTCCTCAATTCTATGGAGAAACTGGGATCATAAAGAAGATGCAGCCAACGCACTGAAACTTACTCCACAAGACGCGCTGAAAGAAAAGTTCATCGACGGGATTATTGAAGAACCACTTGGTGGAGCGCATTACGAACCGCAGGTTGCTTACGACCACCTGAAAGCTTCAATCCTACAAAACATCAAAGCATTTTCAAAATTCACAGGAAAAGAGCTTGAAACCCAAAGACAGGACAAGTTCATCGCAATGGGCCAGTTTAAGGGATAA
- the gltX gene encoding glutamate--tRNA ligase produces MSRVRVRFAPSPTGPLHLGGVRTALYDYLFAKNQGGDFVLRIEDTDTARYVEGAEDYIMEALEWCGMIPDESPKHGGKYGPYRQSERREIYDRNLAEILKTDYAYLAFDTPEELDEIRKDFEQNGEVFAYNYITRNRLKNSLTLSKEEVQKLIDDKVPYVVRFKMPVDRILNLEDIIRGKFSVNTNTLDDKVLVKNDGMPTYHFANIIDDHEMEISHVIRGEEWLPSLGLHYLLYEAMGWERPQFAHLSLILKPEGKGKLSKRDGDKFGFPVFPLNFKDPVTGNISKGYREEGYLPDAFINMVALLGWSPADDKEILTLDEMAKEFDLHKVHKAGARFSKEKAEWFNHEYLKAKPDTEILSLLKDIEGINLNGFDDEKLLRIISLMKERATFAKDIYENGKFFFEQPTSYDEKAVKKAWNPETAETMKELSSQLETWNLERETLKQNIHTFAESKSLGMGKVMMPLRLALVGELKGPDVPDILEILGKEESIARINNAVNNIG; encoded by the coding sequence ATGAGCAGAGTGAGAGTGCGTTTTGCGCCAAGTCCGACCGGACCGTTACATTTGGGAGGAGTGAGAACCGCTTTATACGACTATCTTTTCGCTAAAAATCAGGGCGGTGATTTCGTTTTGAGAATCGAAGATACCGATACCGCGAGATATGTGGAAGGCGCTGAAGATTATATCATGGAAGCACTGGAATGGTGCGGAATGATTCCCGACGAAAGTCCGAAACACGGCGGAAAATATGGTCCGTACCGACAATCCGAAAGAAGGGAAATCTACGACCGAAATCTCGCTGAAATCCTGAAAACTGATTACGCCTACCTCGCTTTCGACACGCCGGAAGAACTCGATGAAATCCGAAAAGATTTCGAGCAGAACGGAGAAGTTTTCGCCTACAATTACATTACACGAAACCGTCTGAAAAACTCCTTGACTTTATCTAAAGAAGAAGTTCAAAAATTAATCGATGATAAAGTTCCGTATGTCGTTCGCTTCAAAATGCCGGTGGACAGAATCCTGAATCTGGAGGATATTATCCGCGGAAAATTTTCGGTGAATACCAATACTTTAGACGATAAAGTCCTGGTGAAAAATGACGGAATGCCGACTTACCATTTCGCCAATATCATCGATGACCACGAAATGGAGATTTCCCACGTGATTCGTGGTGAGGAATGGCTTCCTTCGCTCGGACTTCACTATTTGCTATACGAAGCGATGGGTTGGGAAAGACCGCAGTTTGCGCACCTTTCATTAATCCTGAAACCAGAGGGAAAAGGAAAGCTCTCAAAAAGAGACGGCGACAAATTCGGTTTCCCAGTTTTTCCGTTGAATTTTAAAGATCCGGTAACGGGCAATATTTCAAAAGGTTATCGAGAAGAAGGTTATCTTCCCGACGCGTTCATCAATATGGTTGCACTCCTCGGTTGGAGTCCTGCGGATGATAAAGAAATTTTGACTTTGGATGAAATGGCGAAAGAATTCGACCTTCATAAAGTTCATAAAGCGGGAGCAAGATTCAGCAAAGAAAAAGCGGAATGGTTCAACCACGAATACCTGAAAGCAAAACCCGATACTGAGATTTTGTCTTTATTAAAAGATATTGAAGGAATTAATCTGAACGGTTTCGACGATGAAAAACTGCTGAGAATCATTTCATTAATGAAAGAAAGAGCCACTTTCGCAAAAGACATCTACGAAAACGGAAAATTCTTCTTCGAGCAGCCGACTTCCTATGACGAAAAAGCGGTAAAAAAAGCTTGGAATCCCGAAACCGCTGAAACAATGAAAGAGCTTTCAAGCCAACTTGAAACTTGGAACCTGGAACGTGAAACGCTGAAGCAGAATATTCACACTTTTGCCGAATCCAAATCTCTGGGAATGGGAAAAGTGATGATGCCGCTTCGTTTGGCGCTTGTTGGGGAGCTTAAAGGACCAGATGTTCCCGATATTCTCGAAATCCTCGGAAAAGAAGAAAGCATTGCCCGAATCAACAATGCGGTAAATAATATCGGGTAG
- a CDS encoding phosphomannose isomerase type II C-terminal cupin domain — MLEIGERPWGKYFVLADEPNYKLKRIEVNPGQRLSYQYHHHRQEFWTIVEGEAVVVLNDEEHSLNYGESIFIPQGANHRIENRSENLMVFVEVQTGTYFGEDDIVRIEDDYSR; from the coding sequence ATGTTAGAAATCGGCGAAAGACCTTGGGGGAAATATTTTGTTTTGGCAGATGAACCCAACTATAAATTAAAAAGAATCGAGGTCAATCCGGGACAAAGACTTTCTTATCAGTACCACCATCACCGGCAGGAATTCTGGACGATTGTGGAAGGAGAAGCGGTTGTGGTTTTAAATGACGAAGAGCATTCGCTGAATTATGGCGAAAGCATTTTTATTCCGCAAGGTGCAAATCACAGGATCGAAAACCGCTCTGAAAATTTGATGGTTTTTGTGGAAGTACAGACCGGGACTTATTTCGGGGAAGACGATATCGTGAGAATTGAAGACGATTATTCCAGATAA
- a CDS encoding glycosyl transferase family 90, which produces MAVKKQSKQLMYLKGFARTLLPGRSDFRKRIEELKAKLTDEQLQKVKERVNYYCQSTFQPNPESALIKDLKNPKNPKAYYFDTYEYAQYFDENLPLNFVFGDVTEVPEFPSIVKSRPISENNQNSVLLNLDKTRHFVWVKDSKKFLDKKDILIGRCAVFQDNRHRFFERYFEHPMTDLGQVDTLGGRTEWNKPKISLEKHLDYKFILSLQGNDVATNLKWIMSSNSIAVMPKPTMETWFMEGKLVGGKHFIEIREDYSDLESQMNFYINNPEICLHIIKNANNFCEQFYNQNIEDLCSLWVLEKHLNLPH; this is translated from the coding sequence ATGGCGGTAAAAAAGCAAAGCAAACAGCTCATGTACCTGAAAGGTTTTGCCAGAACGCTGCTTCCGGGAAGATCGGATTTCAGGAAAAGGATTGAAGAACTGAAGGCGAAGCTTACCGACGAACAACTGCAGAAAGTTAAAGAACGGGTCAATTATTACTGCCAATCTACTTTTCAACCCAATCCAGAAAGTGCGCTGATTAAGGATCTGAAGAACCCAAAAAATCCAAAAGCATACTATTTTGATACTTACGAATACGCCCAATATTTTGACGAGAATCTTCCACTCAATTTTGTCTTCGGTGATGTAACCGAGGTTCCCGAATTTCCGTCCATCGTCAAAAGTCGTCCGATTTCAGAAAATAACCAAAACAGCGTTTTGCTGAACCTCGATAAGACGCGGCATTTTGTTTGGGTGAAGGATTCCAAAAAGTTTTTGGATAAAAAGGATATTTTGATTGGGAGATGTGCGGTTTTTCAGGACAACCGTCATCGTTTTTTTGAGAGATATTTTGAACATCCAATGACAGACTTAGGGCAGGTCGACACTCTTGGAGGAAGGACTGAATGGAACAAACCGAAAATTTCTCTGGAAAAACATTTAGATTATAAATTCATTTTGAGTTTGCAAGGCAATGATGTCGCCACTAATTTAAAATGGATTATGTCCTCAAACTCGATCGCAGTAATGCCAAAACCAACTATGGAAACGTGGTTTATGGAAGGCAAGTTGGTCGGAGGAAAACATTTTATTGAAATAAGAGAAGACTACTCAGATTTGGAAAGCCAAATGAATTTCTACATTAATAATCCCGAAATTTGTTTACACATTATTAAGAATGCAAATAATTTCTGCGAACAATTCTACAATCAAAATATTGAAGATTTGTGCAGTTTGTGGGTTTTGGAAAAACACCTTAATCTACCACACTAA
- a CDS encoding glycosyltransferase — MNFKEDSFGVNISGYINKQFGLGEGVRANIRAIKTTEIPYVLNDFNIDISKHIKDCTDGTQKISAENPYSINLVQVNIDKLLGLIGETDRKYFLGKYNIAFWAWELETFPEESKVYFDLFDEIWVPSNFCTEAISKVSPVPVLKFMHSIEIEKPTLSRRELNLPEDKFLFLTMFDYYSSIDRKNPIATIEAYEKAFGKNNPDVILVIKSSLSNEFPKEKQILISKIGNNKSIILIEEILEKNELYSLMNCCDCFVSLHRSEGFGLTMAESMYLGKPVIATAYSANNEFMTINNSFLVKYKLVSAKDMYYFSTAKDFWADPDTNHAAELMKEVMQNLEYAQMIAEQGKKDVHHLLSPKLIGEKIANRLKFINIHLHSKSNEMKSSEDGLLLLENKLLQKKIEKLRSYFPIQLKLWFKDFQNKLTGKKRKYMWED; from the coding sequence ATGAATTTCAAGGAAGATAGTTTTGGAGTCAATATTTCTGGATATATCAATAAGCAATTTGGTTTGGGAGAAGGAGTGAGAGCCAATATTCGGGCGATAAAAACCACTGAAATCCCTTATGTACTTAATGACTTCAATATAGATATCTCCAAACACATCAAAGATTGCACTGATGGAACACAAAAAATTTCTGCAGAAAATCCTTACAGCATAAATTTAGTTCAGGTAAACATTGATAAATTACTTGGCTTGATCGGCGAAACGGATAGAAAATATTTTTTGGGAAAATATAATATTGCATTCTGGGCGTGGGAATTAGAAACCTTTCCTGAGGAGTCGAAAGTTTATTTTGATCTCTTCGATGAAATTTGGGTGCCGAGTAATTTTTGTACGGAAGCAATCTCTAAAGTTTCGCCTGTTCCGGTGTTAAAATTTATGCATTCTATCGAGATTGAAAAACCGACTTTAAGCAGACGAGAATTAAACCTTCCCGAGGATAAATTTCTTTTCCTCACCATGTTCGATTATTATAGTTCGATCGACAGAAAAAACCCTATTGCAACAATTGAGGCCTATGAAAAAGCATTTGGGAAAAATAATCCAGATGTAATCTTAGTGATAAAATCGTCTTTGAGTAACGAATTTCCTAAAGAAAAGCAAATCTTAATCAGCAAAATCGGAAACAACAAAAGCATTATCTTAATTGAGGAAATACTGGAAAAAAATGAGCTATACAGTTTGATGAATTGTTGCGATTGTTTTGTTTCGCTTCACCGTTCGGAAGGATTTGGATTAACAATGGCTGAATCAATGTACCTAGGAAAACCGGTTATTGCAACGGCTTATTCAGCTAACAATGAGTTTATGACAATTAACAATAGTTTTTTGGTTAAATATAAATTAGTTTCAGCAAAAGATATGTATTATTTCAGCACAGCAAAAGATTTTTGGGCAGATCCAGATACCAATCATGCAGCGGAATTAATGAAAGAAGTAATGCAAAATCTCGAGTATGCGCAAATGATTGCTGAACAAGGCAAAAAGGATGTTCATCATTTACTTTCCCCAAAATTGATTGGTGAGAAAATAGCTAACAGATTAAAGTTTATCAACATTCATCTGCACTCAAAGTCAAATGAAATGAAAAGTTCCGAAGATGGCTTATTACTTTTAGAAAATAAGCTACTGCAAAAAAAAATAGAAAAACTCAGGAGTTATTTTCCTATTCAGCTAAAGTTGTGGTTCAAAGATTTTCAGAATAAACTTACTGGCAAAAAAAGAAAATATATGTGGGAAGATTAG
- a CDS encoding glycosyltransferase family protein produces MKICVISFDFWNYDEHIVEELKRRGIVANHINIGAYQHKSFSARVQNTISKIVLKRNLKNKQRQEMILDQLKKLGKQDQILVINPELIEREYHEEIKKFAGKYIAYLYDSLARCPAEHLFDLFDEIFSFDKDDAKKHNFQLITNYNYLPESQLDKNPSFDMVFIASYDKRIEILSKITKKLDKMGLSYYAKIVGKKAWKENLNLDSKRTVFFTRRRLAHKDVPEFYKSGKVLLDLTRENQTGLSFRIFEAMALKKKIITDNQTIKDYDFFNPNNILLLKDDLSNLEKSFFETDYKELDPEIYRKYTLEHWVEKVFNL; encoded by the coding sequence ATGAAGATTTGCGTCATCAGTTTTGATTTCTGGAATTACGATGAACACATTGTGGAGGAACTGAAAAGGAGAGGTATCGTTGCGAATCATATCAACATCGGGGCTTATCAACACAAGAGTTTTTCGGCGAGAGTTCAGAATACCATTTCCAAGATTGTTTTGAAGCGTAATCTGAAAAACAAGCAGCGACAGGAAATGATCCTTGATCAGCTGAAAAAACTCGGGAAGCAGGATCAGATTCTGGTCATCAATCCCGAATTGATCGAGCGTGAATACCACGAAGAAATCAAAAAATTTGCGGGGAAATATATCGCTTATCTTTACGACAGTTTGGCGCGTTGTCCGGCGGAACACCTTTTCGACCTCTTCGACGAAATCTTTAGTTTTGACAAAGACGATGCCAAGAAACATAACTTTCAATTAATTACCAATTACAATTATCTTCCTGAAAGTCAATTAGATAAAAATCCGTCTTTCGATATGGTATTTATTGCATCATACGATAAACGGATTGAGATTCTTTCTAAAATCACCAAGAAGCTGGACAAAATGGGACTTTCTTATTACGCCAAAATCGTTGGAAAAAAGGCGTGGAAGGAAAACTTAAATCTCGACAGTAAGCGAACTGTGTTTTTTACCCGAAGAAGATTGGCGCATAAAGACGTACCCGAATTTTATAAAAGCGGAAAAGTGCTTTTGGATCTGACCCGTGAAAACCAAACGGGATTAAGTTTTCGGATTTTTGAGGCGATGGCTTTGAAAAAGAAAATCATCACCGATAACCAAACCATCAAGGATTATGATTTCTTTAATCCCAATAATATTTTGCTATTAAAGGATGACTTATCCAACCTCGAAAAATCCTTTTTCGAAACTGATTATAAGGAATTGGATCCGGAGATTTATAGAAAATATACACTGGAGCATTGGGTAGAAAAAGTGTTTAATTTATGA